Proteins from a single region of Haloarcula laminariae:
- a CDS encoding ABC transporter substrate-binding protein codes for MARRRRVLASSASLIAAGLAGCGGNSGSESGSTNSPSTEPYTVQIDPNDPYTFEEVPETYGVGTSPFLDMGMALGIQPSATTGLERAPLKFYDLLELGFDESQVTKLASDAESGYDRENFYAADADVWLISRTNIGRYVNWDDSDFEEVESQTGPFLGTTLRFAPQSAVQAEPNPYTMYEAFEKVAKVFQRQQRFEAWQSLHDDLMSTIEEGLPPEDERPTVAAIWRGVSPDSGQFRIAPLHRLGNNTKSYNRVGMQDAFEGQYPDGPIGYEELLRADPDYIGAVGALTSQTHEEFVNTTVEPFESNENGQQLSAVRNGNVIRSGGQYMGPIVDMFSTEAVAKQVYPDEFGEWPGSVGAVPEGEQLFDRQRLRDIVNGDL; via the coding sequence ATGGCACGTAGACGCCGAGTACTTGCAAGCAGCGCTAGTCTCATCGCCGCCGGTCTCGCCGGTTGCGGTGGAAACTCCGGCAGTGAGTCGGGCAGTACGAACTCGCCGAGTACTGAACCATATACAGTCCAAATAGACCCCAACGACCCCTATACGTTTGAGGAGGTGCCCGAGACGTACGGCGTGGGCACAAGCCCCTTCTTGGACATGGGCATGGCGCTCGGGATTCAGCCGAGTGCGACCACCGGTCTCGAACGCGCCCCGTTGAAGTTCTACGACCTCCTCGAGCTGGGGTTCGACGAGAGCCAGGTCACCAAACTCGCCAGCGATGCCGAGTCCGGCTATGACAGGGAGAACTTCTACGCCGCCGACGCCGATGTCTGGCTCATCTCCCGCACCAATATCGGTCGCTATGTCAACTGGGACGACTCTGATTTCGAGGAAGTCGAGTCCCAGACCGGTCCCTTCCTCGGCACCACGCTTCGCTTTGCTCCCCAGTCCGCCGTCCAAGCGGAACCGAACCCGTACACGATGTACGAGGCCTTCGAGAAGGTCGCAAAGGTTTTCCAGCGCCAACAGCGGTTCGAGGCCTGGCAGTCACTCCACGACGACCTCATGAGCACCATTGAAGAAGGGCTGCCGCCGGAAGACGAACGCCCCACGGTCGCGGCCATCTGGCGCGGCGTCAGCCCCGACTCCGGCCAGTTCCGCATCGCGCCCCTGCACCGTCTCGGGAACAACACCAAGTCCTACAATCGCGTCGGCATGCAGGACGCCTTCGAAGGCCAGTATCCGGACGGCCCAATCGGCTACGAGGAACTACTCCGTGCTGACCCTGACTACATCGGCGCCGTCGGCGCGCTCACGTCCCAGACCCACGAGGAGTTCGTGAACACCACCGTCGAGCCGTTCGAGAGCAACGAGAACGGCCAGCAGCTCAGCGCCGTCCGGAACGGCAACGTCATCCGAAGCGGCGGCCAGTACATGGGCCCTATCGTCGATATGTTCTCCACGGAAGCCGTCGCAAAACAGGTCTATCCCGACGAGTTCGGCGAATGGCCCGGCTCCGTCGGTGCCGTTCCGGAGGGAGAGCAGCTCTTCGACCGCCAGCGCCTCCGCGATATCGTCAACGGCGACCTATAG
- a CDS encoding FecCD family ABC transporter permease, with amino-acid sequence MLGIFERIRRRQSAAGRWYADSALAGVALGSIAVLVGATLLQVSFGAFPLTLGEAWGAVFDPEVLFSVEAWQAFLLGSDIPEWFTPQQHIVWNIRLPRIFVGVLVGANLAVSGAIFQIITRNELASPYILGVSDGAGLVVLVVLTAFSELLPFVPVLAALGGGMAFLLVYVIAWKNGTSPVRLVLAGVIVGTVFGSVQRALFFFIDDLSTVMSAQAWLSGTLLNTDWGEVRIALPFTVLALALAFTVTKELDVLALGEETADSLGMPVEKMRFAVAGIAVLSTAAAIAVAGLIGFVGLIVPHMVRNVVGSDSQRLLLGCLFLGPALLVGADVGARLALNPIQLPVGIITGLVGGPYFLYLMRKTENLGEV; translated from the coding sequence ATGTTGGGAATTTTCGAACGTATCAGACGGCGCCAGTCGGCGGCTGGCCGCTGGTACGCCGACTCGGCACTCGCCGGCGTCGCGCTCGGGAGCATCGCGGTGTTGGTCGGCGCGACCCTCCTGCAGGTGAGCTTCGGCGCGTTCCCGCTGACGCTCGGCGAAGCCTGGGGGGCAGTCTTTGACCCCGAAGTCCTGTTCAGCGTCGAAGCGTGGCAGGCGTTCCTGCTCGGGAGTGACATCCCCGAGTGGTTCACTCCCCAGCAGCACATCGTCTGGAACATCCGGCTGCCGCGCATCTTCGTCGGCGTGCTCGTCGGCGCAAACCTCGCCGTCTCCGGTGCCATCTTCCAGATTATCACGCGGAACGAACTCGCCAGCCCGTACATCCTCGGCGTCAGCGACGGCGCCGGTCTCGTCGTGCTGGTCGTCCTGACAGCGTTCTCCGAGCTGCTCCCGTTCGTGCCCGTGCTGGCGGCGCTGGGAGGCGGCATGGCGTTCCTGCTGGTGTATGTCATCGCGTGGAAGAACGGCACCAGCCCGGTCAGACTCGTGTTGGCGGGCGTCATCGTCGGCACCGTCTTCGGGTCGGTACAGCGCGCGCTGTTCTTCTTTATCGACGACCTCAGCACCGTGATGTCTGCGCAGGCCTGGCTCTCGGGGACGTTGCTGAACACCGACTGGGGCGAGGTCCGCATTGCACTCCCGTTCACGGTGCTCGCGCTCGCGCTCGCGTTCACGGTGACCAAGGAGCTGGACGTGCTCGCGCTCGGGGAGGAGACCGCGGATTCCCTCGGCATGCCCGTCGAGAAGATGCGGTTCGCAGTCGCCGGCATCGCCGTGTTGTCGACGGCGGCTGCTATCGCGGTTGCGGGCCTCATCGGTTTCGTCGGGCTCATCGTCCCGCACATGGTCCGGAACGTGGTTGGCAGCGACTCGCAGCGGCTCCTGCTGGGTTGTCTGTTCCTCGGGCCAGCGCTGTTGGTCGGTGCGGATGTCGGCGCTCGCCTCGCGCTTAACCCCATCCAACTCCCGGTCGGTATCATTACAGGACTGGTCGGTGGCCCGTACTTCCTCTACCTGATGCGGAAGACGGAAAATCTGGGTGAAGTCTGA
- a CDS encoding winged helix-turn-helix domain-containing protein: MHPPAETVGRGGATDEEFDTWRALQRATDKKRADIIADIVGHPLGAPTVEELDYMNPPLSSDAIRRHLNTLEDAGVVRVREFEPGERLRDFPYQFFELTDNARDLFDQNGLFPEDAWRRQYEAVEKTTRIRDVETMPRPDA, translated from the coding sequence ATGCATCCCCCGGCAGAAACAGTCGGACGAGGTGGCGCCACTGACGAAGAGTTCGACACGTGGCGCGCGCTACAACGTGCGACTGATAAGAAACGGGCGGACATCATAGCCGATATTGTCGGTCATCCACTGGGCGCACCGACCGTTGAGGAACTTGATTACATGAATCCGCCGCTCAGTAGCGATGCCATTCGACGACACCTCAACACGCTCGAAGATGCTGGGGTCGTCCGGGTCCGCGAGTTCGAACCCGGAGAACGGTTGCGTGATTTCCCGTACCAGTTCTTCGAGCTCACTGACAACGCTCGAGACCTCTTCGACCAGAACGGTCTCTTCCCGGAAGACGCATGGCGACGGCAATACGAGGCTGTGGAAAAAACCACCCGTATCCGTGACGTGGAAACCATGCCCAGGCCAGATGCGTAG
- a CDS encoding ABC transporter ATP-binding protein has protein sequence MRGEEMSRERGNSHNSSGNGTDEPPSQTALDADELVVGYPSADEPVIDGQTLAVPEGEVTALIGPNGSGKSTLLKGLANRLEPEDGRVLLDGRRVDSFGPKELARRLGRLSQQNTAPDTISVEELVERGRYPHQGFFESQTEKDADAVDDAIAMAGVEHLRDREVGTLSGGQTQLIWIAMALAQDTDVLLLDEPTTFLDPRHQLEVMRVVETLRDESETTVVLVLHDISQAARYADNVVALRDGSIHASGSPEAVVTGELLADVFDINSKVIETEHGPVVVPLDPIEEDHPD, from the coding sequence ATGCGGGGAGAGGAGATGTCACGTGAGCGTGGAAACAGCCATAATTCCTCGGGTAACGGCACGGACGAGCCGCCGTCACAGACCGCACTCGATGCCGATGAACTCGTCGTCGGTTATCCAAGCGCGGACGAACCAGTCATCGACGGGCAAACGCTCGCGGTGCCTGAAGGCGAGGTAACGGCGCTCATCGGGCCCAACGGCAGCGGGAAGTCAACGCTGCTGAAGGGGCTTGCGAACCGGCTGGAGCCCGAGGACGGACGCGTACTGCTGGACGGTCGGCGCGTCGATTCGTTCGGCCCCAAGGAACTCGCCCGGCGACTCGGGCGCCTCTCCCAACAGAACACCGCGCCGGACACCATCAGCGTCGAGGAGCTCGTCGAACGCGGCCGCTACCCCCACCAGGGGTTCTTCGAGTCCCAGACGGAGAAGGATGCGGACGCTGTCGATGACGCCATCGCAATGGCGGGGGTCGAGCACCTCCGCGACCGCGAGGTCGGGACGCTCAGCGGCGGGCAGACCCAGCTCATCTGGATCGCGATGGCACTCGCCCAGGACACCGACGTATTGCTGCTGGACGAGCCGACAACGTTCCTCGATCCCCGACACCAGCTAGAGGTGATGCGCGTCGTGGAGACGCTTCGTGACGAAAGCGAGACGACAGTCGTCCTCGTACTCCACGATATCTCACAGGCGGCACGCTACGCCGACAACGTGGTCGCGCTCAGAGACGGCTCGATCCACGCCAGTGGTTCGCCTGAGGCGGTCGTAACAGGCGAACTTCTCGCAGACGTGTTCGATATCAACTCGAAGGTTATCGAGACCGAACACGGCCCCGTGGTTGTCCCTCTGGATCCGATTGAGGAGGACCATCCGGACTAA